From the Oryzias latipes chromosome 22, ASM223467v1 genome, one window contains:
- the pygl gene encoding glycogen phosphorylase, liver form, with protein sequence MATPLTDQEKRKQISIRGIVGVENVAELKKGFNRHLHFTLVKDRNIATPRDYYFALAHTVRDHLVGRWIRTQQFYYEADPKRVYYLSLEFYMGRTLQNTMINLGLQNACDESIYQLGLDMEELEEMEEDAGLGNGGLGRLAACFLDSMATLGLAAYGYGIRYEYGIFNQKIRDGWQVEEADDWLRHGNPWEKARPEYTLPVHFYGRVVETKDGPKWVDTQVVLAMPYDTPIPGYMNNTVNTMRLWSARAPNDFNLKDFNVGDYIQAVLDRNLAENISRVLYPNDNFFEGKELRLKQEYFVVAATLQDIIRRFKTTKKGVPGRTSFESFPNKVAIQLNDTHPAMAIPELMRVFVDIEKLDWDTAWDLTRRTFAYTNHTVLPEALERWPVQLLENLLPRHLQIIYQINQTHLDKIAALFPKDMDKLRKMSLIEEDGCKRVNMAHLCIVGSHAVNGVAEIHSNIIKTQVFRDFSELEPGKFQNKTNGITPRRWLLLCNPGLAELIAEVIGEDYVKDLSQLRKLNDFVNNAAFIRDVSKVKQDNKLKFAQYLEKEYRVKINLASMFDVHVKRIHEYKRQLLNCLHIIALYNRIRKNPAAPFVPRTVIIGGKAAPGYYMAKMIIKLITSVADVVNNDPVVGSKLKVIYLENYRVSLAEKVIPATDLSEQISTAGTEASGTGNMKFMLNGALTIGTMDGANVEMAEEAGEENLFIFGMRVEEVAEMDKKGYDAMAYYNKIPELKHVMDQITSGFFSPKNPDLFKDLTEMLFKHDRFKVFADFEDYMKCQEKVSQLYQNPVEWTKMVIRNIAGTGKFSSDRTITEYATEVWGVEPTDLKIPPPNEPREAIEETVRALKKM encoded by the exons ATGGCGACCCCACTGACGGACCAGGAGAAGCGGAAGCAGATCAGCATCAGGGGCATCGTGGGGGTGGAGAACGTGGCGGAGCTGAAGAAGGGCTTCAACCGCCACCTGCACTTCACGCTGGTCAAGGACCGGAACATCGCCACGCCCAGAGACTACTACTTCGCGCTGGCCCACACCGTCCGGGACCACCTGGTGGGCAGGTGGATCCGGACGCAGCAGTTCTACTATGAGGCGGACCCGAAG AGGGTCTACTATCTGTCCCTGGAGTTCTACATGGGCCGGACTCTGCAGAACACCATGATCAACCTGGGGCTGCAGAACGCCTGCGACGAGTCCATCTACCAG CTCGGCCTGGacatggaggagctggaggagatggaggaggacGCGGGGCTGGGGAATGGAGGTCTGGGCAGACTGGCAG CCTGCTTCTTGGACTCCATGGCCACCTTGGGTCTGGCGGCTTACGGCTACGGCATCCGGTATGAATATGGGATCTTCAACCAGAAGATCAGAGACGGTTGGCAG GTGGAGGAAGCGGATGATTGGCTGAGGCACGGAAACCCCTGGGAGAAGGCCCGTCCCGAGTACACGCTGCCGGTTCACTTCTATGGACGCGTGGTGGAGACCAAGGACGGGCCCAAATGGGTCGATACTCAG GTTGTTCTTGCAATGCCGTACGACACGCCCATACCTGGCTACATGAACAACACCGTGAACACAATGAGGCTGTGGTCGGCGCGAGCGCCCAATGACTTCAACCTGAAGGACT tCAATGTTGGAGATTACATCCAGGCTGTTCTGGACAGGAATCTGGCAGAGAACATTTCCCGTGTTCTCTATCCAAATGACAAT TTCTTTGAAGGAAAAGAGCTTCGTCTGAAGCAGGAGTACTTTGTCGTAGCAGCCACACTCCAAGATATCATCCGGCGCTTCAAGACCACCAAGAAAGGAGTTCCTGGTCGCACCTCCTTTGAGAGTTTCCCCAATAAG GTCGCCATTCAGCTGAACGACACTCATCCCGCCATGGCCATCCCAGAGCTGATGAGGGTCTTTGTGGACATCGAGAAGCTGGACTGGGACACG GCGTGGGACCTGACCAGACGCACCTTTGCCTACACAAACCACACGGTCCTCCCCGAGGCTCTGGAGCGCTGGCccgtgcagctcctggagaacCTCCTCCCCAGACACCTGCAGATCATCTACCAGATCAACCAGACCCACCTGGAT AAAATTGCTGCTCTGTTTCCGAAAGACATGGACAAGCTGAGGAAAATGTCTTTGATCGAGGAGGACGGCTGCAAGAGGGTGAACATGGCGCACCTGTGCATCGTGGGCTCCCACGCCGTGAATGGAGTCGCTGAGATACACTCCAACATCATCAAGACCCAAGT atttCGTGACTTCAGCGAACTGGAGCCCGggaagtttcaaaataaaaccaacggCATCACTCCCAGACGctggctgctgctctgcaacCCGGGACTGGCTGAGCTCATCGCTGAG GTGATCGGGGAGGATTACGTGAAGGACCTCAGTCAGCTCAGGAAGCTGAACGACTTTGTGAACAACGCCGCTTTCATTCGCGACGTCTCTAAAGTCAAGCAG GACAACAAGCTGAAGTTCGCCCAGTACCTGGAGAAGGAGTACAGGGTCAAAATCAACCTGGCGTCCATGTTCGACGTCCACGTGAAGAGGATCCACGAGTACAAGCGGCAGCTGCTCAACTGCCTGCACATCATTGCCTTGTACAACC GCATCAGAAAGAACCCCGCCGCCCCTTTCGTTCCCCGGACGGTGATCATCGGTGGAAAG GCTGCCCCCGGCTACTACATGGCCAAAATGATCATCAAGCTCATCACCTCGGTGGCCGACGTGGTGAACAACGACCCCGTGGTTGGAAGCAAGCTGAAGGTCATCTACCTGGAGAACTACAGGGTTTCCCTGGCAGAGAAAG tGATTCCAGCCACTGATTTATCGGAGCAGATCTCCACCGCCGGCACCGAGGCCTCAGGAACGGGCAACATGAAGTTCATGCTGAACGGAGCCCTGACCATCGGCACCATGGACGGCGCCAACGTGGAGATGGCCGAGGAGGCCGGGGAGGAGAACCTCTTCATCTTTGGGATgagggtggaggaggtggcCGAGATGGACAAAAAGGG ATACGACGCCATGGCGTACTACAACAAGATCCCTGAGCTGAAACACGTGATGGACCAGATCACCAGTGGATTCTTCAGCCCCAAAAACCCAGACCTCTTCAAAGATCTGACGGAAATGCTCTTCAAACACGATCG CTTCAAGGTGTTTGCAGACTTTGAAGACTACATGAAATGTCAGGAAAAAGTCAGCCAACTTTACCAG AACCCAGTGGAGTGGACCAAGATGGTGATCAGGAACATCGCCGGCACGGGGAAGTTCTCCAGTGACAGAACCATCACGGAGTACGCCACAGAGGTGTGGGGGGTGGAGCCCACCGACCTGAAAATCCCGCCGCCAAACGAGCCCAGAGAGGCCATCGAGGAGACGGTCCGGGCGCTGAAGAAGATGTGA
- the abhd12b gene encoding protein ABHD12B isoform X1 — MRRTLTLLISVYASVPVFLYLFPWLLSHAVFAHLLRVPFFVDLSRPQDVLNHTCNFYLNTEEDVWVGVWHTLPASQWEAASGRSADWYQEALGDGQPVIIYLHGNVGTRALRHRVELVTLLSAAGFHVLSLDYRGFGDSSGHPSEAGLTSDALYLQQWAKTRSGGSPVCLWGHSLGSGVATNAAVRLQEGGGALLPSGCHEAAVDALILEAPYTRIGDVAANLLLTKIYTFLPGLKDFLFDLLEKNQIEFANDKNLKTLTCPLLILHAEDDNVVPHRMGQQLYQVSLEAQREFGTDDRVAMVSYPADLGFSHSNIYMDPSLPEIVKKFLQNSRR; from the exons ATGAGGAGAACCTTGACGCTCCTGATCAGCGTCTATGCTTCAGTCCCTGTTTTCCTCTACCTGTTTCCATGGTTACTGAGTCACGCCGTGTTCGCTCACCTGT TGAGGGTTCCATTCTTCGTGGACCTCAGCCGACCTCAGGATGTGCTGAACCACACCTGCAACTTCTACCTCAACACGGAGGAGGACGTctgggtgggagtgtg GCACACACTCCCCGCCAGCCAATGGGAGGCGGCCTCTGGGAGAAGCGCCGACTGGTATCAGGAGGCTCTGGGAGACGGCCAGCCTGTTATCATTTATCTCCATGGCAACGTAGGGACCAG agcgctgAGGCACAGAGTGGAACTGGTGACG CTCCTGAGCGCTGCTGGCTTCCATGTTTTATCTTTGGACTACAGAG GTTTCGGAGATTCCTCTGGACATCCCAGCGAGGCAGGGCTGACCTCTGACGCCCTCTACCTGCAGCAGTGGGCGAAGACGCGCAGCGGGGGCAGCCCCGTGTGCCTGTGGGGTCACTCTCTGGGTTCGGG GGTGGCCACCAACGCTGCAGTCAGACTACAGGAAGGAGGTGGGGCCCTCCTCCCCTcaggttgtcatg aggcagcagtggatgcttTGATACTTGAAGCTCCGTACACAAGAATTGGAGACGTTGCAGCAAACCTGCTGCTCACTAAG ATCTACACGTTCCTTCCAGGATTGAAGGACTTCCTCTTTGACCTTCTGGAAAAGAACCAGATTGAATTTGCCAACGATAAAAA CTTGAAGACGCTCACCTGCCCGCTCCTCATCCTGCACGCCGAGGACGACAACGTGGTTCCTCATCGCATGGGCCAGCAG CTCTACCAGGTCTCCCTGGAGGCGCAGCGAGAGTTCGGCACAGACGATCGGGTCGCCATGGTCTCCTATCCTGCTGATCTGGGATTTTCTCACAGCAACATCTACATGGACCCCAGTTTACCAGAAATAGTCAA GAAATTTTTGCAAAACTCAAGACGGTGA
- the abhd12b gene encoding protein ABHD12B isoform X2, whose product MRRTLTLLISVYASVPVFLYLFPWLLSHAVFAHLLRVPFFVDLSRPQDVLNHTCNFYLNTEEDVWVGVWHTLPASQWEAASGRSADWYQEALGDGQPVIIYLHGNVGTRALRHRVELVTLLSAAGFHVLSLDYRGFGDSSGHPSEAGLTSDALYLQQWAKTRSGGSPVCLWGHSLGSGVATNAAVRLQEGEAAVDALILEAPYTRIGDVAANLLLTKIYTFLPGLKDFLFDLLEKNQIEFANDKNLKTLTCPLLILHAEDDNVVPHRMGQQLYQVSLEAQREFGTDDRVAMVSYPADLGFSHSNIYMDPSLPEIVKKFLQNSRR is encoded by the exons ATGAGGAGAACCTTGACGCTCCTGATCAGCGTCTATGCTTCAGTCCCTGTTTTCCTCTACCTGTTTCCATGGTTACTGAGTCACGCCGTGTTCGCTCACCTGT TGAGGGTTCCATTCTTCGTGGACCTCAGCCGACCTCAGGATGTGCTGAACCACACCTGCAACTTCTACCTCAACACGGAGGAGGACGTctgggtgggagtgtg GCACACACTCCCCGCCAGCCAATGGGAGGCGGCCTCTGGGAGAAGCGCCGACTGGTATCAGGAGGCTCTGGGAGACGGCCAGCCTGTTATCATTTATCTCCATGGCAACGTAGGGACCAG agcgctgAGGCACAGAGTGGAACTGGTGACG CTCCTGAGCGCTGCTGGCTTCCATGTTTTATCTTTGGACTACAGAG GTTTCGGAGATTCCTCTGGACATCCCAGCGAGGCAGGGCTGACCTCTGACGCCCTCTACCTGCAGCAGTGGGCGAAGACGCGCAGCGGGGGCAGCCCCGTGTGCCTGTGGGGTCACTCTCTGGGTTCGGG GGTGGCCACCAACGCTGCAGTCAGACTACAGGAAGGAG aggcagcagtggatgcttTGATACTTGAAGCTCCGTACACAAGAATTGGAGACGTTGCAGCAAACCTGCTGCTCACTAAG ATCTACACGTTCCTTCCAGGATTGAAGGACTTCCTCTTTGACCTTCTGGAAAAGAACCAGATTGAATTTGCCAACGATAAAAA CTTGAAGACGCTCACCTGCCCGCTCCTCATCCTGCACGCCGAGGACGACAACGTGGTTCCTCATCGCATGGGCCAGCAG CTCTACCAGGTCTCCCTGGAGGCGCAGCGAGAGTTCGGCACAGACGATCGGGTCGCCATGGTCTCCTATCCTGCTGATCTGGGATTTTCTCACAGCAACATCTACATGGACCCCAGTTTACCAGAAATAGTCAA GAAATTTTTGCAAAACTCAAGACGGTGA